The following proteins come from a genomic window of bacterium:
- a CDS encoding DUF3604 domain-containing protein, which produces TRDAIFAGMKRRESYATSGPRILLRFFAGWGFDAAIVADRNPVAVATDGGVPMGAALQPEQEGAESPTFFAWAGADWMSAPLQRIQVVKGWIDADGETHESVRDVVCADGLEVDPNTLRCPDNGASVDTSSCQTRGERGAGQLMVAWQDDDFDASQGAFYYVRAIQNPTCRWSTYDAIRLGIEPDPRVPATIRERAWSSPIWIDPPS; this is translated from the coding sequence ACGCGGGATGCGATCTTTGCAGGGATGAAGCGGCGAGAATCCTATGCGACCTCGGGGCCGCGCATCCTCCTGCGCTTCTTTGCTGGCTGGGGCTTCGACGCTGCGATCGTCGCCGATCGCAACCCGGTCGCGGTCGCCACCGATGGTGGCGTTCCCATGGGAGCCGCGCTGCAGCCGGAGCAAGAAGGGGCCGAGAGCCCGACCTTCTTCGCCTGGGCCGGCGCCGACTGGATGAGCGCTCCGCTCCAGCGCATTCAGGTCGTCAAGGGTTGGATCGACGCCGACGGAGAAACGCACGAATCGGTGCGGGACGTCGTCTGCGCAGACGGCCTCGAGGTCGACCCGAATACACTTCGCTGTCCGGACAACGGCGCCTCTGTCGACACCAGTTCCTGCCAGACGCGCGGCGAGCGCGGAGCGGGACAGCTGATGGTGGCCTGGCAGGACGACGACTTCGACGCGAGTCAGGGCGCCTTCTACTACGTCCGGGCGATCCAGAACCCGACCTGCCGCTGGTCGACGTACGACGCGATTCGCCTGGGCATCGAGCCAGACCCGCGCGTGCCCGCGACAATCCGCGAGCGGGCCTGGTCGTCACCCATCTGGATCGACCCACCGAGCTAG